Genomic segment of Leishmania panamensis strain MHOM/PA/94/PSC-1 chromosome 20 sequence:
ACAGAGAGGTCCTGTCGCAACACATCGAGAGGTGGTCTTGTGAGAAAGATCCGAACACAGGATGGGGGCTCGgagcaaagagaggaagcacTATGCCGCCCATagccacgcgcacacagggaTTGAGGACATGGCACAGCATGAGGAACGAAACGGACACGCACaacgttttttttcccgaAAATCCCCACAGAAAAACATATGCAGCTAACGAAGAAACGTCTAGGGTGTGAGGGGCGCATAtgcgcagaggaggggggggggactaTGAAGCGGGAAAACGCGAAACAAGCGGAACCGCTAACAGCCGCCTCTGTGTGCAGGAGTCTGGACGTCTGTATATATGCCTGAAAAAGTAACGCAGGTAGTCAAATCAAACAAGCTgacgaagaaaacaaacTAAAACTCCCACAGTGTACTTACGAGACAAATCGGAGCCAGAACACCTCCTGCCACCGATGTGCCAGTCCTACAACACCCACCTAGACGTatttccaccaccaccaagcagcaaaaaaaaaaacagaaataCGGAcgtttccccctctttgaGCAGCAGAGCCGTGTAAAACACTCGTCACTGAGACATAAGTGGCGCCCATACTCATCAGGTGCTTTATGGTGCACGCGGTGTCTCGACGGCGTGCGCGTGGCCTTCCACGTACTGGAGTATGTGTGTTTCTcggtgtgtgtacgtgtttGTTTGGATCTGTCCGAGGCGCTCGCATCAAGTGATAAAGATGCCCGCGGTAGAGTCAAGTGCGTCGTGGTTGACGGCGACGAGCTTGGATACCACCTCGCCATTTGTGCGCGCGCGGGGCATCGCCAGCGCGGAGGCGGTCCCGTCGTCCGTGCTCAAACCACTCTCGACGCAGTAAAACCTTGTGGGCCGCTTTAGGAAGAGGATGTCCTCGTTCCACACCTTGTCCGCCAGCAGCATCTCCTGCGGAGTCAGAAGGGTGTCCGTGGTCAACGTAAGTTGCAGctccgctttcttcttgGACTCTGCGGCCGCCTCTTCAGCATCAGCCACCGTCGCGGAATCCACCTCTGCCCACCTCTGCAAGCCGTACACTAGCAGATCCTCGATGATGTTCATCATGGCATTATCGAAGGCGTCGTCACCGGACTgcgtgtgcaggtggtgaCGAGGTATGTTGGCAATACGACTCAGAACACATGCCTTGTAGCGGTCGGGTGACGTCGCAGAGTTGGGGGATGGCGTGCTGCTACCACGAGTCGACGCGGCGTTCGCCGACACGGAGGACGCCGCGGAGCCGAGGTGTTGCTCCAGAGTGCGCTCCAGTACCATGCGGTCCAGGTACTCATCCTTCAAGTACATGGCAGCGCTCACGACACGCACGACGAGATCCGGCATTGTAacaggggcagcagcggcaccaggCGTGTCGGTACTGGGCGGTGCCTGTGAGGGAAACACACTTGTCACCCCGCTTTCcctttgttgctgctgtggggtAGGCGGTGAGTGGATGGCCGAAGAGGCAGTCGAGGCGGCGCTCCGGTTCACATGCAGTCCCATAGGCGTACTGGCCCCAGCTGAGCTTGCCGACGTAGGCTTTGGGGCTGGAGATCGTGGCAAGAAAGGCGCCGGGACACCAGTCGCGTTGCTCTTCGAGGAGGCAAAAAAATGTTGCAGAATTGGTGACTTCGGCGGAGCGCCAGAGGCACGGGGACGCGTCGATGGCGTCACCGGCAGAGAGACGCCAGGGGCTGGGAACGACTGCGAAAGGCCAGAagtcaccgtcgccgcagttacgcctgccgctgcactggGGGGAAGAGTGTTTCGCAAGGACTCTACCCCCTCTGTTGCCGTTCCAAAAATCCGCTGGCGATGCAACAGCACCAGCCGTGGAAACCACTGCAGCGGTAGTCCGTATTCACAAAGCACGTGCTCGGCGATGTCGATTCGATTCGTCTCAATCAAGTACTCAACGATCTCCGTGCGGAgacgaagctgctgctgcgtgaagCGAAGGTTTTCGGGTTGTACAAGGTGCGGAGTCGATGGCGGGCAGACCTGCTGAAGAAGATGAGCTGCATCGTCGTTCGTGCTCTTGACGGAAGACGAGAAAGTCGCGGTAAGTCGCTCGTTTGGCACGTTGCGTGTGCCGCGAGACGCGCCGTCTGGGTGATGCTCCGGAGACTCCCCgtccgccgccagcagcgctgtctgTTGCAGGTACGCAGGCACCTCGTCAAAGAGCAGCTCTTTCAGGCGCATCAAATACGGCCTATACTTGTGCCTCACGCTTTCGAGGCGCGTGGCTACTTTCTTCAAGGAGGCCCCGGTTGCCGCAGCGTTCGGCGTATCTGCCTCCCTTTTCTGAAGGACAGCCACGGCAGACCGCACAGGTTGCAGCTCTTTCTGGACTTTCTgtacctcgcgcagcaggtCTGCCATTTCCTGACGAGCAGCCGCCATCTTGTcaatgtgcgtgtgtgggtgggtgggtgtgctggaggtgctcggcttttcttcttttgttttcgttcGCTTCCTCTggagcgaggggggaggataAATTGggggaaaggcaaaagaaaGCAGCAGGGGAGGTATCGTGAGGGtggaagagggtggaggaggaagtcgTTCTCTATGGTGAAGGCGATAGGTAGCAgctctgctgctcgtgcactCGATCTTCTCGACCGAGCgtggtgccaccgccgtcctCGTCTCGCCACATGCATCACTCAGAACAGGCAAAGCTGCCGGCTGAAACCACgtaaaaaacaaaaaaaaacatgcAGTAGTGCCCTGAAGAGCAGTACCTCGGTCACCGCGACAacgagtgagtgagtgaaaGAGGCGTCGTGAGAGTCGAGGTACTTCGGAGGTGGCGGGCCAAAGAGGTCCTCCCGACAATGGTGCGTTGCCTCACAGGAATCACACAAACGCTGCATACTACAGTCTTTCTGGGCGCATGCGCTACTTGCGTGTGAGTGTATATTAACTACCGAAGGTGGGCTCTATGAAGATGCATTAAAACGTTAAAGCGAGCGAGATCAACCACCACCATtgccacaacagcaacaaagaACGTGcagtaggggggagggaggaagaggagggagcaTCCTGTTACAGCCCTGGACTGACTGTTTCCGTCACCCTCTTTTTGGTCTCACTGCCGGAACCCCCCGCCCCTTCCTTGCGGCCGCCCAGCTTAGGTGACACAAAGCCAAGTAAGGATGCCTAACATGCCCtttaaaaaaaaacacaaacagCCGGACCCCTCCCCAAAGCACGGATACGCCTCCTCCCTGACGTACCGCCACGGTGAGGCACACCCTCTACGCGTGCTTTCGCACGAGATACATCGCCCCCTTCGTTGCCCGCAACGCGTTGGCGATCGCGATCTTCACCTGGCGCACTTCATTCTCGACGTTAAGCACGTCCTTCCACTGCAGTGGCGCGCTGCGGATACCAGTGGAGTCCA
This window contains:
- a CDS encoding hypothetical protein (TriTrypDB/GeneDB-style sysID: LpmP.20.1440): MAAARQEMADLLREVQKVQKELQPVRSAVAVLQKREADTPNAAATGASLKKVATRLESVRHKYRPYLMRLKELLFDEVPAYLQQTALLAADGESPEHHPDGASRGTRNVPNERLTATFSSSVKSTNDDAAHLLQQVCPPSTPHLVQPENLRFTQQQLRLRTEIVEYLIETNRIDIAEHVLCEYGLPLQWFPRLVLLHRQRIFGTATEGVESLRNTLPPSAAAGVTAATVTSGLSQSFPAPGVSLPVTPSTRPRASGAPPKSPILQHFFASSKSNATGVPAPFLPRSPAPKPTSASSAGASTPMGLHVNRSAASTASSAIHSPPTPQQQQRESGVTSVFPSQAPPSTDTPGAAAAPVTMPDLVVRVVSAAMYLKDEYLDRMVLERTLEQHLGSAASSVSANAASTRGSSTPSPNSATSPDRYKACVLSRIANIPRHHLHTQSGDDAFDNAMMNIIEDLLVYGLQRWAEVDSATVADAEEAAAESKKKAELQLTLTTDTLLTPQEMLLADKVWNEDILFLKRPTRFYCVESGLSTDDGTASALAMPRARTNGEVVSKLVAVNHDALDSTAGIFIT